One Setaria viridis chromosome 3, Setaria_viridis_v4.0, whole genome shotgun sequence DNA window includes the following coding sequences:
- the LOC117847040 gene encoding lipid phosphate phosphatase 2 isoform X1: MLCSSLLSCRAGEDRGSERTSLRGALTCRRRRQLFSPHPLGGRGSKRSSSRGRCPSPEAVDLKTRELRTQRLFLCDQVGKEKEMPPPPPIRLGPPHPYLKTHGGKVATVHLFDWVVLALLVAIDVGLNLIEPFHRFVGKDMMADLRYPMKRNTVPVWAVPIYAVIGPIIIIVGIYMKRRNVYDMHHAILGLLFSVLITGVLTDAIKDGVGRPRPNFFWRCFPDGVPKYDNITGGVLCHGVPSVIKEGHKSFPSGHSSWSFAGLGFLSWYLAGKIKAFDRRGHVAKLCIVLLPLLLAAMVAVSRVDDYWHHWQDVFAGGILGLVVASFCYLQFFPPPSGEQGFWPHAYFEHILNPEGEGHVQSTTNSNHHQSLSGGPVAMEMRSTGQESLDSIEEGRRAR; the protein is encoded by the exons ATGCTCTGTTCTTCGCTGCTGTCGTGCCGTGCAGGGGAGGATCGGGGTTCGGAGAGGACCTCGCTGCGGGGGGCGTTGACTTGTAGGCGCAGGAGGCAACTCTTCTCCCCTCATCCCCT GGGAGGACGAGGATCCAAGAGGAGCTCGTCTCGTGGCCGATGCCCGAGCCCCGAGGCCGTTGACCTCAAGACTCGAGAGCTCAGGACGCAACGCCTCTTCCTCT GCGATCAAgtggggaaggagaaggagatgccgccgccgccgcccatccgcCTGGGCCCTCCGCACCCGTACCTGAAGACCCACGGAGGCAAGGTCGCGACGGTGCACCTGTTCGACTGGGTCGTGCTGGCCCTCCTCGTCGCCATCGACGTCGGGCTCAACCTCATCGAGCCGTTCCACCGGTTCGTCGGCAAggacatgatggccgacctccGGTACCCGATGAAGAGGAACACCGTGCCCGTCTGGGCCGTGCCG ATATACGCAGTCATCGGGccgatcatcatcatcgtcgggATATACATGAAGCGGAGGAACGTGTATGACATGCACCATGCCATTCTAG GCCTCCTGTTCTCGGTGCTCATCACCGGCGTCCTGACCGACGCGATCAAGGACGGCGTTGGCCGGCCGCGCCCCAATTTCTTCTGGCGCTGCTTCCCTGACGGAGTGCCG AAGTACGACAACATCACTGGAGGAGTCTTATGCCATGGAGTCCCGAGCGTGATCAAAGAAGGGCACAAGAGCTTCCCGAGCGGCCATTCTTCAT GGTCCTTCGCGGGGCTAGGCTTCCTGTCGTGGTACCTGGCCGGCAAGATCAAGGCGTTCGACCGGCGCGGCCATGTGGCCAAGCTCTGCATcgtcctgctgccgctgctgctcgcgGCCATGGTCGCGGTCTCGAGGGTGGATGACTACTGGCACCACTGGCAGGACGTGTTTGCCGGTGGGATTCTCG GATTGGTGGTTGCGTCCTTCTGCTACCTGCAGTTTTTTCCACCACCCTCTGGTGAACAAG GATTTTGGCCTCATGCGTACTTTGAGCACATTCTTAACCCCGAGGGCGAGGGACATGTACAGTCAACAACCAACTCGAATCACCATCAATCACTGTCCGGAGGCCCAGTTGCAATGGAGATGAGAAGCACGGGCCAAGAATCGCTGGATTCCATAGAAGAAGGCCGCAGAGCTCGGTGA
- the LOC117847040 gene encoding lipid phosphate phosphatase 2 isoform X2, with amino-acid sequence MPPPPPIRLGPPHPYLKTHGGKVATVHLFDWVVLALLVAIDVGLNLIEPFHRFVGKDMMADLRYPMKRNTVPVWAVPIYAVIGPIIIIVGIYMKRRNVYDMHHAILGLLFSVLITGVLTDAIKDGVGRPRPNFFWRCFPDGVPKYDNITGGVLCHGVPSVIKEGHKSFPSGHSSWSFAGLGFLSWYLAGKIKAFDRRGHVAKLCIVLLPLLLAAMVAVSRVDDYWHHWQDVFAGGILGLVVASFCYLQFFPPPSGEQGFWPHAYFEHILNPEGEGHVQSTTNSNHHQSLSGGPVAMEMRSTGQESLDSIEEGRRAR; translated from the exons atgccgccgccgccgcccatccgcCTGGGCCCTCCGCACCCGTACCTGAAGACCCACGGAGGCAAGGTCGCGACGGTGCACCTGTTCGACTGGGTCGTGCTGGCCCTCCTCGTCGCCATCGACGTCGGGCTCAACCTCATCGAGCCGTTCCACCGGTTCGTCGGCAAggacatgatggccgacctccGGTACCCGATGAAGAGGAACACCGTGCCCGTCTGGGCCGTGCCG ATATACGCAGTCATCGGGccgatcatcatcatcgtcgggATATACATGAAGCGGAGGAACGTGTATGACATGCACCATGCCATTCTAG GCCTCCTGTTCTCGGTGCTCATCACCGGCGTCCTGACCGACGCGATCAAGGACGGCGTTGGCCGGCCGCGCCCCAATTTCTTCTGGCGCTGCTTCCCTGACGGAGTGCCG AAGTACGACAACATCACTGGAGGAGTCTTATGCCATGGAGTCCCGAGCGTGATCAAAGAAGGGCACAAGAGCTTCCCGAGCGGCCATTCTTCAT GGTCCTTCGCGGGGCTAGGCTTCCTGTCGTGGTACCTGGCCGGCAAGATCAAGGCGTTCGACCGGCGCGGCCATGTGGCCAAGCTCTGCATcgtcctgctgccgctgctgctcgcgGCCATGGTCGCGGTCTCGAGGGTGGATGACTACTGGCACCACTGGCAGGACGTGTTTGCCGGTGGGATTCTCG GATTGGTGGTTGCGTCCTTCTGCTACCTGCAGTTTTTTCCACCACCCTCTGGTGAACAAG GATTTTGGCCTCATGCGTACTTTGAGCACATTCTTAACCCCGAGGGCGAGGGACATGTACAGTCAACAACCAACTCGAATCACCATCAATCACTGTCCGGAGGCCCAGTTGCAATGGAGATGAGAAGCACGGGCCAAGAATCGCTGGATTCCATAGAAGAAGGCCGCAGAGCTCGGTGA